The window TCCCACCAGGGGAGGGGGAATATAACTTAGACCATCAAGTTTGGTAGTCGGGGAATGACAAGGTTGGTTATCGGATAATATGAAAACAACAGAGAAAGAAAAAAGCTCACTGGGCCTTTTGGAACGTCTCTACGTGGGCGAAGTGGTGAAGGGGCTCGCGATCACGGCAAGGCACTTCTTTCGCAATCTCTTCATTCATACGGCGCACCTGTTCGGCCTGATGAAAAGCAAGAAGGGGGCCGTGACCATCCAGTATCCTGAAGAGCGCCGGGTCATCCCCGCCGGATACCGGGCCCGGCATCGTCTGGTCCAAAGGGAAGACGGTTCCCCAAGGTGTGTGGCCTGCATGCTTTGCCCCACCATCTGTCCGGCGCAGTGCATCCATGTCCGCGCCGGTGAAAGCCGGGACCCTGCCATCGAGAAATATCCTGTGGAGTTTAATATTGTTCTGGACCGCTGTATCATGTGCGGCCTCTGTGTGGAGGCCTGCCCCGTGGATGCCATCCGCATGGACACAGGCATCGTGGAGATGTCCGCCTATGACCGGGAGGAGTTTGTCAATCGCAGGGATCTTCTTCTGAGCATGCACCCGCAAAAGCCCCCGCTCCCTGAAACCCGTCTATGAAATTGTGATCAGTGACTTTTGTGATCCCTCACACCAAATATTTTTTTGAAGGTATGAAAGTTTATGGGTATTTCCCTGCTATGCTTGTAAGAGCAAATTCATAGTGCGACATTATAATGTCTTGACATAACAACGTCATAGCGCTAAACTCAGCCATGGAGGTGACGAAAATGAGTGAAGCAAAACGGTCCACTATCTATTTTAAGCCGGAACTTCACCGGGCCCTGCGATTGAAGGCGGTTCATACCCAGCGCAGTCTGTCTGACATCGTGAATGACGCAGTTCGGGTCATCCTGAGAGAGGATCAGGAAGATCTCGCTGCATTCGATGATCGTGCGAAGGAGCCCGCCATAACTTACGAGGCGTTGTTAAAAGATTTGAAGGCCCATGGCAAGATATAGACTGATATTCAAGAAATCCGTTGCCAAGGATCTTCGTGGTATTCCGAACAAGGATGTCGTTCGGATTCTTAAATGCTTCGATTTGCTGGCTAAGGATCCGCGGGCGCCGGGCTGTGAGAAATTGTCCGGTCAGGAGAGGTATCGTGTCCGTCAAGGTGTCTACCGCATCATCTACGAAATCAGGGATGACATGCTCGTGGTCATCGTAGTAAAAGTTGGTCATCGGCGCGATGGGCATAAGAGCAGGTAGCTTCGGCGCTTAGTGGTCCTGTTCGTAAATATGGTAACGTACCGACTTGTACTCGGTTTACCGGTAGAGGGTCGTAGGGCGGTCTCATCAAGGCGCGCGACTGAGGCGTACCCTCTGGTACACCGCAAGGAGCGGAACGCTAATGAGACCGCCATACGGCCTCGAATGCCGCCGTATTTACGAATAGGGCCACTCAGGAACCTTCCTGTTTGACGGCAGATAAACATTAGATATTACGGGGGTCAGAACCCTTCATCATGTCCCATGTTGACATGGCAGGGGCAGTGTTGTAGAGTGCATTTCATGGAACAGAAGAAGGTCGGGTTTACCACCAGCATCCCAGTCGAAGTCCTCTTCGCGGCCGGCCGTATTCCGGTAGATCTGAACAACATCTTTATCGAGGATCCCGAAGCCGGCCTTCGTGTGGAGGAGGCCGAGACCCGGGGATTCCCGAGGAACACCTGTGGATGGATCAAGGGGATCTATGCGGCGGCCCGAGTCCGGCATCTGTCCGAGATCGTGGCCGTGACCCAGGGAGACTGCAGCAATACCCAGGCCCTCATGGAGGTCTTTGAGGAAGAGGGGATCCGCATATTTCCTTTTGCCTTTCCCTACGACCGGGACCACGACCTGCTCCGCCTTCAGATAGAGAAGATGGCTGAGCATTTCGGCGCCTCATGGGGGGAAGCGCAGAAAGTCAAGGAGGCCCTGGACCGGGTTCGGGAAAAGATCAGGGTGATAGACCGTGAGACCTGGGAGGGGAACCGGGTAACCGGTCAGGAGAACCATATCTATCAGGTCTGCTCAAGTGATTTCCGGGGTGACCCCTTGGCATACGAAAAGGATCTCGACCGCTTCCTGGCGGAAGTCCAAGAACGGCGTCCGTTTCCGGACGGGCCCCGCATCGGGTTTATCGGCGTCCCCCCCATCACGCGGGGGATCTATGACTTTATCGAAGAGGCCGGGGCCAGGGTGGTTTTCAATGAGATCCAGCGCCAGTTCGCCATGCCGTACGAGACCGAGGACCTGGTGGAGCAGTACCTCCACTACACCTATCCCTACAGCGTGTACGGCCGGATTGAAGATATCACGGCCCAGATCCGAATGCGCGGGATCCAGGGGGTGATCCATTACGTTCAGGCCTTCTGCTTCCGGCAGATCGAAGACATCCTG is drawn from Nitrospirae bacterium CG2_30_53_67 and contains these coding sequences:
- a CDS encoding addiction module antitoxin, giving the protein MARYRLIFKKSVAKDLRGIPNKDVVRILKCFDLLAKDPRAPGCEKLSGQERYRVRQGVYRIIYEIRDDMLVVIVVKVGHRRDGHKSR
- a CDS encoding 2-hydroxyglutaryl-CoA dehydratase, with amino-acid sequence MEQKKVGFTTSIPVEVLFAAGRIPVDLNNIFIEDPEAGLRVEEAETRGFPRNTCGWIKGIYAAARVRHLSEIVAVTQGDCSNTQALMEVFEEEGIRIFPFAFPYDRDHDLLRLQIEKMAEHFGASWGEAQKVKEALDRVREKIRVIDRETWEGNRVTGQENHIYQVCSSDFRGDPLAYEKDLDRFLAEVQERRPFPDGPRIGFIGVPPITRGIYDFIEEAGARVVFNEIQRQFAMPYETEDLVEQYLHYTYPYSVYGRIEDITAQIRMRGIQGVIHYVQAFCFRQIEDILFRKKLNVPVLTLEGDKPGPLDQRTRIRIEAFLEMLQTDRSCMPVFGG
- a CDS encoding CopG family transcriptional regulator; the encoded protein is MSEAKRSTIYFKPELHRALRLKAVHTQRSLSDIVNDAVRVILREDQEDLAAFDDRAKEPAITYEALLKDLKAHGKI